One stretch of Pseudomonas fluorescens Q2-87 DNA includes these proteins:
- a CDS encoding fumarylacetoacetate hydrolase family protein produces MKHARIRFEGQVHAVTVEAHNAVRLADGRLLAEDRVQWLPPATGSMFALGLNYADHAAELAFKPPTEPLAFIKSPGTYTGHNQTTWRPDNVAYMHYECELVAVIGKQARNVKRADALGYLAGYTVCNDYAIRDYLENYYRPNLRVKNRDATTPIGPWIVDVADVPDPSNLTLRTWINGQLRQEGSTKDMIFDIPYLIEYLSSFMTLQPGDMIATGTPEGLADVVPGDEVIVEVEGVGRLVNRIVSEAEFFASRKEA; encoded by the coding sequence ATGAAACACGCACGCATTCGTTTCGAAGGCCAGGTCCACGCCGTCACCGTTGAAGCGCACAACGCCGTGCGCTTGGCCGACGGTCGCTTGCTGGCCGAGGATCGGGTCCAGTGGCTGCCGCCGGCCACCGGCAGCATGTTTGCCCTGGGCCTGAACTACGCCGATCACGCCGCCGAGCTGGCGTTCAAGCCACCCACCGAGCCGCTGGCATTCATCAAGTCCCCTGGCACCTACACCGGCCACAACCAGACCACCTGGCGCCCGGATAACGTCGCCTACATGCACTACGAGTGCGAATTGGTCGCGGTCATTGGCAAGCAAGCACGCAACGTCAAGCGGGCGGACGCCCTCGGGTATCTGGCCGGCTATACCGTGTGCAACGACTACGCGATTCGCGACTATCTGGAAAACTACTACCGCCCCAACCTGCGGGTTAAGAACCGCGATGCGACGACGCCGATAGGCCCGTGGATTGTCGATGTGGCCGATGTGCCGGACCCGAGCAACCTGACATTGCGCACCTGGATCAACGGCCAATTGCGCCAGGAAGGCAGCACGAAGGACATGATTTTCGATATCCCTTACCTGATCGAATACCTGTCCAGCTTCATGACCCTGCAACCCGGCGACATGATCGCCACTGGCACGCCGGAAGGCCTGGCAGACGTGGTGCCCGGTGATGAGGTCATCGTGGAAGTGGAAGGCGTGGGTCGCCTGGTCAATCGAATTGTCAGCGAAGCCGAGTTCTTCGCATCCCGTAAAGAGGCGTGA